A single window of Candidatus Hydrogenedentota bacterium DNA harbors:
- a CDS encoding helix-turn-helix transcriptional regulator, whose amino-acid sequence MQSPTRAHTANESIARILEAATALFAERGFHGVTTRQIAAAAGLNIATVHHHVGTKRELYRKVYLA is encoded by the coding sequence ATGCAGTCACCGACACGCGCCCACACCGCGAATGAGAGCATCGCGCGCATTCTGGAGGCCGCTACGGCGCTGTTCGCGGAACGTGGGTTTCACGGCGTCACGACGCGTCAAATCGCCGCGGCGGCGGGGCTCAACATCGCAACGGTGCACCATCATGTCGGCACGAAGCGTGAGTTGTACCGCAAGGTCTATCTGGCTTT
- a CDS encoding exosortase system-associated protein, TIGR04073 family codes for MNMRGKFVLVAVTGLLALAIFVETPLVVAQNFNPDLDLPKPTGFEKVLTKLGRGISNILLGWAEIPVTWDRKLKEGKPLGYLVGVAPVLGTARAFIRTGTGVFEVVTFPFSDRDVNYEAVLEPDYIF; via the coding sequence GTGAATATGCGCGGTAAGTTCGTGCTGGTGGCAGTCACAGGGTTGTTGGCGTTGGCCATTTTCGTCGAGACCCCCTTGGTCGTGGCCCAGAACTTCAACCCGGACTTGGATTTGCCGAAGCCGACCGGATTTGAGAAAGTCCTCACGAAGCTGGGGCGCGGCATCTCGAATATCTTGTTGGGTTGGGCCGAGATTCCCGTCACCTGGGACCGCAAGCTCAAAGAAGGCAAACCTTTGGGATATCTGGTCGGTGTCGCGCCGGTACTCGGGACCGCACGGGCGTTTATACGCACGGGCACTGGTGTCTTCGAGGTGGTGACCTTCCCCTTCTCCGACCGGGACGTTAATTACGAAGCCGTCCTTGAGCCCGATTACATCTTCTAG
- a CDS encoding Hsp20/alpha crystallin family protein: MTNLVIRQYRPRTLWAGLTAFEGECDRLAGNLFGKTGMVSYETWTPKVDVRETEDAYLLEADLPGVAKEDVDISIMDGIVTIRGKHEQDQERETNGWHCFERNHGSFRRSVRLPRTVDAERVNATLDNGVLKLTLPKAEQAKRKQIQVTTG, encoded by the coding sequence ATGACGAATCTGGTAATTCGGCAATACAGGCCCCGGACCCTGTGGGCCGGACTCACGGCGTTTGAGGGCGAATGTGACCGCTTGGCAGGCAACCTTTTTGGTAAGACGGGGATGGTATCTTACGAGACTTGGACTCCGAAGGTAGACGTGCGGGAAACCGAGGACGCGTACCTCCTTGAAGCCGATCTCCCGGGCGTCGCCAAGGAAGACGTGGACATTTCGATTATGGACGGCATCGTGACCATTCGCGGCAAACATGAACAGGACCAGGAACGCGAGACCAATGGATGGCACTGCTTCGAGCGGAATCACGGCTCGTTCCGGCGGTCGGTCCGCCTCCCCCGCACCGTGGATGCCGAACGTGTCAACGCAACGCTCGACAACGGCGTTCTCAAATTGACGCTTCCGAAAGCGGAGCAAGCGAAAAGGAAACAGATTCAGGTTACGACAGGTTAG